The Dunckerocampus dactyliophorus isolate RoL2022-P2 chromosome 1, RoL_Ddac_1.1, whole genome shotgun sequence genome has a segment encoding these proteins:
- the LOC129186744 gene encoding zona pellucida-like domain-containing protein 1 gives MNAYTDAERKNLLTPVMDVDLNQEVWIELSTDGLQGGAVKLVTDSCWVTSDPLPTADLKYDLIIDGCPDLNDGTVGIEGNGLGTSNYFWFRMFQFVSSSDFYLHCEVNLCVEQDCSPDCSQPGGRRRRALQESRGERLRDKRSGDFISMGWSN, from the exons ATGAATGCATACACGGATGCCGAGCGCAAAAATCTGCTGACACCGGTCATGGATGTGGACCTCAATCAGGAGGTTTGGATCGAGCTGAGCACGGACGGACTGCAAGGGGGGGCGGTCAAACTGGTGACCGACTCCTGCTGGGTGACCAGTGATCCTTTGCCCACGGCAGATTTGAAGTACGACCTCATCATTGATGG CTGCCCAGACCTCAATGACGGTACCGTGGGAATAGAGGGCAACGGGTTGGGAACGAGCAACTACTTCTGGTTCCGTATGTTCCAGTTTGTGAGCAGCAGCGACTTCTACCTGCACTGCGAAGTGAACCTGTGTGTGGAACAGGACTGTTCCCCG GATTGCAGTCAGCCTGGAGGCAGGAGACGCAGAGCCTTACAAGAAAGCAGAGGCGAGAGGCTGAGAGACAAAAGAAGCGGTGACTTCATCTCGATGGGGTGGAGCAATTAG